A genomic segment from Terriglobales bacterium encodes:
- a CDS encoding M1 family metallopeptidase, with protein sequence MPRARSLLLAAAAVFLALGAARAQTWEQAVNPAAVYSADGKPLSPRVVHYTIEAKYNEKAHTLDATETLVYRNLTGQPLDTFPFHMYLNGFQPESTWAQEGHRDFPTLEWSEKNRGAVNIQQMTVEGMGDLTGQLQFIHPDDDNAGDRSVVEVKLPKPVPPGASVTFHIKFYDVFPEVVARTGYMHDFIMGAQWFPKVGVWWHGGWNCHQFHLNTEFFADFGVYDVKLTLPRRYVTGASGIEVGSQDNPDGTRTVTWHGEDIHDFAWTASPRFVVAEGTFPGSAGPVKMRALVLRPHAAQAQRYLTALRQAMYYFDHWFGPYPYKQITLVDPDPDSRAGGMEYPTLFTADTNWWMPRGLLAPEVVVVHEYGHQYWYGMVATNEFEEAWLDEGINQYSETSIMDELYGPDRSLLDLWGATAGDTELFAHTFYVRSPDTDPITRKAYEFMNNGAYGNVTYGKTASVLHTLDGMVGKETMRRALHTYFLRYRFTHPTGEDFLKTVEEVSGRKDLRPFFDQAVYGTQVLDYEVLSVTSEPVNWWKPERDSGAVFRSQVLVHRRGDFIFPVTVEVRFDDGQVVRENWDGKDRWVRYTYDKKAKVVSAEVDPDHLIYLDRDLFNNSRTAKPDTTAARKLHNYWLFFNQWMAQIVSWLI encoded by the coding sequence GTGCCCAGAGCCCGCAGCCTGCTGCTCGCCGCCGCCGCCGTCTTCCTGGCGCTGGGCGCCGCCCGCGCCCAGACCTGGGAGCAGGCGGTGAATCCCGCCGCCGTCTATTCGGCCGACGGCAAGCCGCTCTCCCCGCGCGTGGTGCACTACACCATCGAGGCCAAGTACAACGAGAAGGCCCACACCCTCGACGCCACCGAGACCCTGGTCTATCGCAATCTCACCGGCCAGCCCCTCGACACCTTCCCCTTTCACATGTACCTGAACGGTTTCCAGCCGGAGTCCACCTGGGCGCAAGAGGGTCACCGGGACTTTCCCACCCTGGAGTGGAGCGAGAAGAACCGCGGCGCCGTCAACATCCAGCAAATGACGGTGGAGGGCATGGGCGACCTCACCGGGCAGTTGCAGTTCATCCATCCCGACGACGACAACGCCGGCGACCGCAGCGTGGTCGAGGTGAAGCTGCCCAAGCCGGTGCCGCCGGGGGCGTCGGTCACCTTTCACATCAAGTTCTACGACGTCTTTCCCGAGGTGGTGGCGCGCACCGGCTACATGCACGACTTCATCATGGGTGCGCAGTGGTTTCCCAAGGTGGGGGTGTGGTGGCACGGCGGCTGGAACTGCCACCAGTTCCACCTGAACACCGAGTTCTTCGCCGACTTCGGGGTGTACGACGTGAAGCTGACGCTGCCGCGCCGTTACGTCACCGGGGCCAGCGGCATCGAGGTCGGCAGCCAGGACAATCCCGACGGCACCCGCACCGTGACCTGGCACGGGGAGGACATCCACGACTTCGCCTGGACCGCCTCGCCGCGCTTCGTGGTCGCCGAGGGCACCTTCCCCGGCAGCGCCGGCCCGGTGAAGATGCGCGCCCTGGTGCTGCGCCCGCACGCCGCGCAGGCGCAGCGCTATCTCACCGCCCTGCGCCAGGCCATGTACTACTTCGATCACTGGTTCGGCCCCTATCCCTACAAGCAGATCACGCTGGTGGACCCCGATCCCGACTCCCGCGCCGGCGGCATGGAGTACCCCACGCTGTTCACCGCCGACACCAACTGGTGGATGCCCCGCGGCCTGCTCGCGCCCGAGGTGGTGGTGGTGCACGAGTACGGCCACCAGTACTGGTACGGCATGGTGGCCACCAACGAATTCGAGGAGGCGTGGCTGGACGAGGGCATCAACCAGTACAGCGAGACCAGCATCATGGACGAGCTCTACGGCCCCGACCGCTCGCTGCTCGATCTTTGGGGCGCCACCGCCGGCGACACCGAACTCTTCGCCCACACCTTTTACGTGCGCTCGCCCGACACCGATCCCATCACCCGCAAGGCCTACGAGTTCATGAACAACGGCGCCTACGGGAACGTCACCTACGGCAAGACCGCCAGCGTGCTGCACACCCTGGACGGCATGGTGGGCAAGGAGACGATGCGCCGCGCCCTGCACACCTACTTCCTGCGCTACCGCTTCACCCATCCCACCGGGGAGGATTTCCTGAAGACGGTGGAAGAGGTCTCCGGGCGCAAGGACCTGCGCCCCTTCTTCGACCAGGCCGTCTACGGCACCCAGGTACTGGACTACGAGGTCCTGAGCGTGACCTCCGAACCGGTGAACTGGTGGAAGCCGGAGCGCGACAGCGGGGCCGTCTTCCGCAGCCAGGTGCTGGTCCACCGCAGGGGTGATTTCATCTTCCCGGTCACGGTGGAAGTGCGCTTCGACGACGGGCAGGTGGTGCGCGAGAACTGGGACGGCAAAGACCGCTGGGTGCGCTACACCTACGACAAGAAGGCCAAGGTGGTCTCGGCCGAGGTGGACCCCGACCACCTCATCTATCTCGACCGCGACCTGTTCAACAACAGCCGCACCGCCAAGCCCGACACCACCGCGGCGCGCAAACTGCACAACTACTGGCTCTTCTTCAACCAGTGGATGGCGCAGATCGTGTCGTGGCTGATCTAG